The following coding sequences lie in one Aspergillus luchuensis IFO 4308 DNA, chromosome 8, nearly complete sequence genomic window:
- a CDS encoding uncharacterized protein (COG:S;~EggNog:ENOG410PTR1;~InterPro:IPR036864,IPR001138;~PFAM:PF00172;~go_function: GO:0000981 - DNA-binding transcription factor activity, RNA polymerase II-specific [Evidence IEA];~go_function: GO:0008270 - zinc ion binding [Evidence IEA];~go_process: GO:0006355 - regulation of transcription, DNA-templated [Evidence IEA]), whose translation MFSSALNDQAVMAQSYYSSVDEAGFCPQSKRDALSIAHSVRSESHHDMVDRSSACVSPSSELDSKSRNSTRRRIQVACNRCRKRKIKCSGDSGNGHGCSNCINAGNKNCQFLRVNSEMMQPRASEWPQISGATTMSPSPRSGLYVPTTSPNPRMAPFPRASSYDLGSADPHSAYHRHSFGVDHGLPYSDEASVYSSPSSGYILPSAPPNIFMDHCGQTWNPKLWNQSVPVGRSPSGPVYPDSDADAALSQSAFYIPHSTEGLPIVPTMSFPTAEGQGTDRTLPNPSRNQAQMGMNTFTTTEETLYGIPYGYRTSNSWAHKSAMLNHGRMQSPSEAYRSGPINRSRSAQDMMFGYLPSNGNSSPLVAAGSFASALDDTVETSDGLRASPSDSHQPSRTFSHDHLSDYGSDTYVYSSSERRDKNHSHTDGAGSMLMSGLTYTRPVPGHPSPPPLVHSPAFRAATEIHHHTAMPSLNGSSEY comes from the exons ATGTTTTCCTCCGCACTGAATGATCAAGCTGTGATGGCTCAATCTTACTACTCTTCCGTGGACGAGGCCGGCTTCTGTCCACAGTCCAAGCGAGACGCTTTGTCAATAGCACACTCCGTACGGAGTGAATCTCATCATGACATGGTGGATAGAAGCTCTGCTTGTGTGAGCCCTAGCAGCGAGCTAGATAGCAAGAGCCGGAACTCCACCAGGCGTCGGATACAAGTGGCA TGTAACCGATGTCGGAAAAGAAAGATCAAATGTAGTGGCGACAGTGGCAATGGACATGGTTGCTCTAACTGCATCAATGCCGGAAACAAGAATTGTCAATTCTTGAGG GTAAATTCGGAAATGATGCAGCCGAGAGCCAGCGAATGGCCCCAGATCTCAGGAGCTACTACGATGTCTCCGTCTCCAAGATCCGGTCTGTATGTACCGACAACCTCACCCAATCCTCGCATGGCCCCTTTTCCGCGGGCCTCTAGTTATGATCTCGGATCAGCCGATCCTCATAGTGCATACCATCGACACTCCTTTGGGGTGGACCACGGGTTGCCCTACTCAGATGAGGCTTCAGTGTATTCATCTCCGTCGTCTGGGTACATCCTGCCGAGTGCTCCACCGAACATTTTCATGGATCACTGCGGACAGACATGGAACCCGAAGTTGTGGAATCAGAGTGTTCCTGTTGGCAGGAGTCCCAGTGGGCCAGTATATCCAGATAGCGATGCTGATGCCGCGTTGAGTCAATCGGCGTTTTACATTCCTCACTCGACGGAAGGCCTACCGATCGTCCCAACGATGAGCTTTCCTACCGCAGAAGGGCAAGGGACGGACCGGACGCTTCCCAATCCCAGTCGGAACCAAGCTCAGATGGGGATGAACACCTTCACGACAACTGAGGAGACACTCTACGGGATACCATACGGGTACCGGACCAGCAACAGCTGGGCCCACAAGAGCGCCATGTTAAACCATGGCCGCATGCAAAGCCCAAGCGAGGCTTACAGAAGCGGTCCTATCAACCGGAGTAGATCGGCACAAGATATGATGTTTGGGTACTTGCCGTCGAATGGCAACTCATCACCTTTGGTCGCTGCTGGTTCGTTTGCTTCTGCGTTGGATGACACGGTTGAGACGAGCGACGGGCTTCGCGCGAGCCCCAGCGACAGCCACCAACCATCGCGGACGTTCTCGCATGACCATCTTTCCGACTACGGCTCCGATACCTATGTGTATAGCAGTAGCGAAAGGCGCGACAAAAACCACTCGCACACCGACGGGGCAGggtcgatgttgatgagcGGGCTCACGTACACGCGCCCAGTGCCGGGACATCCCAGTCCTCCGCCGTTGGTTCACAGCCCAGCGTTTCGAGCAGCCACGGAGATACACCACCACACCGCCATGCCGTCACTGAATGGTTCGAGCGAGTACTAG
- the DMC1 gene encoding recombinase DMC1 (COG:L;~EggNog:ENOG410PGDF;~InterPro:IPR016467,IPR027417,IPR003593,IPR011940, IPR010995,IPR033925,IPR020588,IPR020587,IPR013632;~PFAM:PF08423,PF06745,PF14520,PF00154;~go_component: GO:0005634 - nucleus [Evidence IEA];~go_function: GO:0000150 - recombinase activity [Evidence IEA];~go_function: GO:0000166 - nucleotide binding [Evidence IEA];~go_function: GO:0003677 - DNA binding [Evidence IEA];~go_function: GO:0005524 - ATP binding [Evidence IEA];~go_function: GO:0008094 - DNA-dependent ATPase activity [Evidence IEA];~go_process: GO:0006259 - DNA metabolic process [Evidence IEA];~go_process: GO:0006281 - DNA repair [Evidence IEA];~go_process: GO:0007131 - reciprocal meiotic recombination [Evidence IEA]) translates to MPGSDTSDEFNDDVFIVDIDTIQAHGIGVADITKLKTNGYYTVASVHGATRKNLLKIKGFSEVKVEKIKDAIQKSLPSASGFITAMELCHQRKRIVRISTGSKQFDSILGGGFQSMSISEVFGEFRCGKTQLSHTMSVVAQLPKELGGADGKVAYIDTEGTFRPERIAQIAERFGVDPDAAQENIAYARALNSEHQLELLNTLSKEFAGGEYRLLIIDSIMNCFRVDYCGRGELADRQQKLNQFLMKLAHMAEEFNICVLMTNQVQSDPGASALFAGADGRKPVGGHVLAHASATRVLLRKGRGEERVAKIQDSPDCPEREATYVITNGGINDPDKV, encoded by the exons ATGCCCGGCTCAGACACGAGCGACGAGttcaatgatgat GTCTTTATCGTTGACATTGATACCATCCAAGCCCAtg GCATCGGAGTAGCGGATATCACGAAGCTAAAGACGAATGGGTACTATACTGTTGCT TCTGTTCACGGTGCTACCCGCAAGAATCTGTTGAAGATAAAGGGATTCAGTGAGGTCAAGGTCGAGAAGATTAAGGATGCTATTCAGAAGAGCTTG CCCTCGGCTTCGGGGTTCATCACGGCAATGGAACTATGCCATCAACGGAAGAGGATTGTTAGAATTTCTACCGGGAGTAAACAGTTTGATTCTATTTTGGGAGG TGGCTTTCAGAGCATGAGCATCAGCGAAGTCTTCGGCGAGTTTCGATGCGGCAAGACTCAGTTGTCGCACACCATGTCCGTCGTGGCCCAACTTCCCAAGGAACTGGGTGGTGCAGACGGCAAAGTGGCATATATTGATACCGAGGGAACGTTCAGGCCTGAGCGCATCGCTCAGATTGCAGAGCGGTTCGGTGTCGATCCTGATGCTGCTCAGGAGAATATTGCTTATGCGCGAGCGCTGAACAGCGAGCATCAGCTGGAGTTGTTGAATACTCTTAGTAAAGAGTTCGCCGGTGGAGAGTATAGGTTGTTGATTATCGATAGCATCATGAACTGCTTCAGGGTCGATTATTGTGGACGTGGAGAGCTTGCTGATCGTCAGCAGAAGTTGAATCAGTTTCTGATGAAGCTGGCTCATATGGCTGAAG AATTCAATATCTGCGTTCTGATG ACCAACCAGGTTCAGAGTGACCCTGGCGCTAGTGCACTCTTCGCTGGAGCCGATGGCCGCAAGCCCGTTGGAGGTCATGTCCTGGCACATGCATCGGCGACTCGAGTGCTCCTCCGTAAGGGCCGTGGCGAAGAGCGAGTGGCTAAGATACAGGACTCACCAG ACTGCCCTGAGAGAGAGGCGACGTATGTCATCACCAATGGTG
- a CDS encoding 40S ribosomal protein eS24 (COG:J;~EggNog:ENOG410PNWS;~InterPro:IPR018098,IPR012678,IPR001976;~PFAM:PF01282;~go_component: GO:0005840 - ribosome [Evidence IEA];~go_function: GO:0003735 - structural constituent of ribosome [Evidence IEA];~go_process: GO:0006412 - translation [Evidence IEA]), whose protein sequence is MADAPVTLRTRKFIRNPLLARKQMVVDVLHPNRANVSKDELRDKLADLYKSNKDQVSVFGFRTQYGGGKSTGFALIYDSQEALKKFEPLYRLVRIGAGTKVEKPSRQQRKQRKNRSKKFRGTAKTKGPKKNKD, encoded by the exons atggccgacgcTCCCGTTACCCTGCGGACTCGCAAGTTCATCCGCAACCCCCTGCTTGCTCGCAAGCAGATGGTCGT GGATGTCCTCCACCCCAACCGCGCCAACGTCTCCAAGGACGAGCTCCGCGACAAGCTCGCCGACCTGTACAAGTCCAACAAGGACCAGGTCTCCGTCTTCGGTTTCCGTACCCAGTACGGTGGTGGTAAGAGCACTGGATTCGCTCTCATCTACGACTCCCAGGAGGCCCTGAAGAAGTTCGAGCCCCTCTACCGTCTGGTCCGCATCGGTGCTGGCACAAAGGTCGAGAAGCCCAGCAGACAGCAGC GCAAGCAACGGAAGAACCGCTCCAAGAAGTTCCGCGGTACCGCCAAGACCAAGGGccccaagaagaacaaggactAA
- the gisB gene encoding putative zinc knuckle nucleic acid binding protein (COG:O;~EggNog:ENOG410PFIP;~InterPro:IPR036875,IPR001878;~PFAM:PF13917,PF00098;~go_function: GO:0003676 - nucleic acid binding [Evidence IEA];~go_function: GO:0008270 - zinc ion binding [Evidence IEA]) has protein sequence MLLSRRACYKCGNIGHYAEVCSSSERLCYNCKQPGHESSSCPRPRTTETKQCYNCQGLGHVQADCPTLRLNGANGRCYNCSQPGHLARNCPAPASGAPRAPAPRGGFNSGFRGGYGYPRAATCYKCGGPNHFARDCQAQAMKCYACGKLGHISRDCTAPNGGPLSSAGKVCYKCSQAGHISRDCPNNEAVAQQPVDAAAAPAAPAAAAAEVSAEAAPVAAAAPTTAVA, from the exons ATGTTGTTGTCTCGTCGTGCCTGCTACAAGTGTGGCAACATTGGCCACTACGCTG AGGTCTGCTCTTCCTCCGAGCGTCTCTGCTACAACT GCAAGCAGCCTG GCCATGAgtccagcagctgcccgCGTCCTCGTACGACTGAGA CCAAGCAATGCTACAACTGCCAGGGACTAGGCCACGTTCAGGCCGATTGTCCTACGTTGCGCCTTAACGGTGCCAACGGCCGCTGCTACAACTGCAGCCAGCCCGGCCACCTTGCC CGCAACTGCCCCGCTCCTGCTTCCGGTGCTCCCCGGGCCCCTGCTCCCCGCGGCGGATTCAACAGCGGTTTCCGTGGTGGATACGGATACCCCCGTGCTGCTACTTGCTACAAGTGCGGTGGCCCCAACCACTTCGCCCGTGATTGCCAGGCTCAGGCTATGAAGTGCTACGCCTGCGGCAAGCTG GGTCACATCTCCCGCGACTGCACTGCCCCCAACGGCGGTCCCCTGAGCTCCGCCGGCAAGGTCTGCTACAAGTGCTCCCAGGCCGGACACATCTCCCGCGATTGCCCCAACAACGAGGCCGTCGCTCAGCAGCCCGTTgacgccgctgctgctcctgctgcccctgccgccgccgctgccgagGTCAGCGCGGAGGCTGCTCccgttgctgctgcggctcCTACTACCGCTGTCGCATAG
- the CYP6 gene encoding peptidyl-prolyl cis-trans isomerase Cyp6 (COG:O;~EggNog:ENOG410PGW6;~InterPro:IPR035538,IPR000504,IPR002130,IPR035979, IPR012677,IPR029000,IPR035542;~PFAM:PF00160,PF00076;~go_function: GO:0003676 - nucleic acid binding [Evidence IEA];~go_function: GO:0003755 - peptidyl-prolyl cis-trans isomerase activity [Evidence IEA];~go_process: GO:0000413 - protein peptidyl-prolyl isomerization [Evidence IEA]) translates to MSVLLETSLGDIVIDLLVDDSPKACENFLKLCKVKYYNFSPVHSVQKNFTFQTGDPIGPDSSESDGGSSIWGLLQGPSQRTFPLQLPPKLKHDERGTVSMATVPSPNDPDLRIAASQFIITLGDNLDYLDGKAVIFGKVVEGFDVLEKVNEAFIDDRGRPLKDIRIRHTVILDDPFEDPEGLVEPPESPVPSKAQLATVRIADDEDLDDDMDEESMERLRREREARAQALTLEMVGDLPFAEVKPPENVLFVCKLNPVTQDEDLNLIFSRFGPILSCEVIRDKRTGDSLQYAFIEFENQKDCEQAYFKMQGVLIDDHRIHVDFSQSVSKLSESWRNATITKRSGQRGGFGGVAGLEKKRQYRATENTRQRDDDYHMVFDKNAPKARSNRDERSYSRSPPRKSQRERRVSRSPRRDSYRNRYRDRSYSRSPPRRDSYGDRDRRHNDGERRRDRRDDDRYRERRRR, encoded by the exons ATGAGTGTCCTGCTGGAAACTTCCCTCGGTGACATTGTCATCGACCTGCTGGTCGATGACTCCCCTAAAGCGTGCGAAAA CTTTTTGAAGCTATGCaaagttaaatattataatttctcgCCCGTCCACAGCGTGCAAAAGAATTTCACCTTCCAGACTGGCGATCCGATTGGGCCCGACTCTTCAGAAAGCGATGGTGGATCGTCGATATGGGGCTTGCTGCAGGGCCCTTCCCAGCGGACATTTCCCCTCCAGCTCCCGCCCAAGTTGAAGCATGACGAACGCGGCACTGTGAGCATGGCCACCGTACCGTCCCCCAACGACCCTGATCTGCGCATCGCCGCCAGCCagttcatcatcactctTGGAGACAATCTTGATTACCTGGACGGCAAGGCGGTGATCTTCGGGAAAGTGGTGGAGGGATTTGACGTCCTGGAGAAAGTCAACGAGGCCTTTATTGATGATCGCGGCCGGCCACTCAAAGACATACGTATTCGTCATACCGTCATCCTCGATGATCCTTTTGAAGACCCCGAAGGCTTGGTGGAGCCACCGGAGAGCCCGGTGCCGTCCAAGGCACAGCTGGCTACGGTGAGAAtcgccgatgatgaagacttgGATGACGACATGGACGAGGAGTCAATGGAGAGGCTGCGACGGGAGCGCGAAGCAAGGGCACAGGCGTTGACGCTGGAAATGGTTGGCGATCTTCCCTTCGCCGAGGTCAAGCCGCCAGAGAACGTCTTGTTCGTCTGCAAATTGAATCCAGTCACTCAAG ATGAGGACCTCAACCTGATCTTCAGTCGCTTCGGACCCATTCTGTCATGTGAGGTCATCCGCGACAAGCGTACGGGTGACAGTCTACAATACGCTTTCATCGAGTTCGAGAACCAGAAGGATTGCGAACAGGCATACTTCAAGATGCAGGGTGTCTTGATCGATGACCACCGTATACACGTTGACTTCTCTCAGAGT GTATCTAAATTGTCCGAGAGCTGGCGCAATGCTACCATCACCAAGCGCAGCGGCCAGcggggtggatttggtggtgtCGCTGGCCTCGAAAAGAAGCGCCAGTATCGAGCAACAGAGAACACTCGTCAacgagatgatgattatcATATGGTCTTCGATAAGAATGCGCCCAAGGCGAGATCTAATCGGGACGAGCGGTCCTACAGTCGAAGCCCACCGCGGAAGTCACAACGGGAAAGGCGAGTCAGTCGGAGTCCTCGGCGGGACTCATATCGTAACCGGTACCGAGATCGATCCTACAGCCGGAGTCCACCACGGCGAGATTCCTACGGGGACCGAGACCGTCGACATAACGACGGTGAGCGGCGACGGGATCGCCGAGATGACGATAGATACCGGGAAAGGCGACGTCGTTGA
- a CDS encoding UDP-N-acetylglucosamine diphosphorylase (BUSCO:EOG09262MJW;~COG:G;~EggNog:ENOG410Q10S;~InterPro:IPR029044,IPR039741,IPR002618;~PFAM:PF01704;~TransMembrane:1 (o481-499i);~go_function: GO:0070569 - uridylyltransferase activity [Evidence IEA]) → MAAAAIKETVSNLIHGQSEPALREPSPEEFEQLKKKYTDAGQGQVFAFVDELKPAEKTQLFHQLNNFDPVRINELAEKALNPPKAEQGPVSLEPLPEVATASILDSDPKDIQKWYDEGLQLVAGNKVAVVLMAGGQGTRLGSSAPKGCFDIGLPSHKSLFQIQAERIAKLQLLAKKSSGKDAVIPWYVMTSGPTRKPTEEFFQQHNYFGLDKSNVVIFEQGVLPCISNEGKILMESKSKAAVAPDGNGGIYLALLTSGVREDMRKRGIQHIHTYCVDNCLVKVADPVFIGFAASKDVDIATKVVRKRNATESVGLILQRNGKPDVVEYSEIDQETAEAKDPKQPDVLKFRAANIVNHYYSFRFFESIESWSHKLPHHVARKKIPCIKPETGEAFKPEKPNGIKLEQFVFDVFPMTPLEKFASIEVRREDEFSPLKNARGTGEDDPDTSKADIMKQGQRWIEKAGGVVVTEGEAVGVEVSPLISYVSISVFALVKLIALYHKRA, encoded by the exons ATGGCCGCTGCTGCAATCAAAGAAACCGTTTCCAACCTTATCCATGGCCAGTCCGAGCCCGCTCTCCGTGAGCCCTCCCCCGAGGAATTcgagcagctgaagaagaagtacacCGATGCCGGGCAAGGACAGGTCTTTGCCTTCGTTGACGAGCTGAAGCCCGCCGAGAAGACCCAGCTTTTCCACCAGTTGAACAACTTCGACCCCGTCCGCATCAACGAGTTGGCCGAGAAGGCTCTGAACCCTCCCAAGGCCGAGCAAGGCCCCGTCTCCCTCGAACCCCTCCCCGAAGTGGCTACCGCATCGATCCTGGATTCGGACCCCAAGGATATTCAGAAGTGGTACGATGAGGGTCTGCAGTTGGTTGCTGGCAACAAGGTCGCTgtggtgttgatggctgGTGGACAGGGCACCCGTCTGGGTAGCTCCGCCCCCAAGGGTTGCTTTGACATCGGTCTCCCCAGCCACAAGTCTCTCTTCCAGATCCAGGCCGAGCGTATTGCTaagctccagctcctggcGAAGAAGTCTTCCGGCAAGGATGCCGTCATCCCTTGGTATGTCATGACCAGCGGACCTACCCGTAAACCCACAGAGGAGTTTTTCCAGCAGCACAACTACTTCGGCCTCGACAAGAGCAATGTGGTTATCTTCGAGCAGGGCGTCTTGCCTTGCATCTCTAACGAGGGCAAGATTCTGATGGAGAGCAAGTCTAAG GCGGCTGTTGCTCCTGATGGCAACGGTGGTATCTACCTTGCCCTCTTGACTTCCGGAGTCAGGGAGGACATGCGCAAGCGTGGAATCCAGCACATTCACACCTACTGCGTCGACAACTGCCTGGTCAAGGTTGCCGACCCTGTCTTCATCGGCTTTGCTGCCTCCAAGGACGTCGACATCGCTACGAAGGTTGTCCGCAAGCGCAACGCTACCGAGTCGGTCGGTCTGATTCTCCAGAGAAACGGCAAGCCCGACGTCGTCGAATACTCTGAGATTGACCAGGAGACGGCCGAGGCCAAGGACCCCAAGCAGCCCGATGTCCTGAAGTTCCGTGCCGCCAACATTGTGaaccactactactccttCCGTTTCTTCGAATCCATTGAGAGCTGGTCTCACAAGCTGCCCCACCACGTTGCCCGCAAGAAGATCCCTTGCATCAAGCCCGAGACCGGCGAGGCCTTCAAGCCCGAGAAGCCCAACGGCATCAAGCTCGAGCAGTTCGTGTTTGACGTTTTCCCGATGACCCCTCTGGAGAAGTTCGCTAGCATTGAGGTGCGTCGTGAGGACGAGTTCTCGCCCCTCAAGAACGCCCGCGGCACTGGTGAGGACGACCCCGACACCAGCAAGGCCGACATCATGAAGCAGGGCCAGCGCTGGATCGAAAAGGCTGGCGGTGTCGTTGTCACTGAAGGCGAGGCTGTTGGCGTGGAAGTCTCGCCTCTGATCAGCTACGTAAGTATTTCCGTATTTGCATTGGTGAAATTGATTGCTTTATATCATAAGCGTGCTTGA
- a CDS encoding protein-lysine N-methyltransferase (COG:S;~EggNog:ENOG410PHJK;~InterPro:IPR029063,IPR019410;~TransMembrane:1 (o289-310i)): protein MSLSLLTAQYFQQLDPHLLTFPEDNHLLDPTTQETIYTTLFSESHAANEQPLPPPAYRTRVLKRLITKLESLLSNPEEDEINESLLEEYSTLLTLPKPSSIEQAQQLTYITYTAPPEEEDDDDDDDDDDHDSLETNKRRRTILTSESRSAIITAGTTGHRTWEAALHLATYLSSTAAGKAHIAGKKVLELGAGTGMVSMFCARYLQPEVVVATDRELGLMRQIRDCAGRNGLAGEKDDGGVFKGWIWEWGRELSRGSGEDDDDELQQVGDYVKVEFDVALGADLVRSSLLFPFRILPSLFSLCFVGLYTMDEQRATLARSTGCNRLIRSEYPEHYPFLWLW, encoded by the exons ATGtcgctctccctcctcacagCCCAATACTTCCAACAACTCGacccccacctcctcaccttcCCCGAAGACAACCACCTCCTCGACCCCACCACCCAAGAAACCATCTACACCACTCTCTTCTCCGAATCCCACGCCGCAAATgaacaacccctccccccacccgCCTACCGCACGCGCGTGCTCAAGCGCCTCATCACAAAACTAGAATCCCTACTCTCCAACCCCGAGGAGGAT GAAATCAATGAATCCCTCCTCGAAGAATACAGCAcgctcctcaccctccccaagCCCTCATCAATCGAACAAGCCCAACAACTCACCTACATTACCTACACCGCGccaccagaagaagaagacgacgacgacgacgacgacgacgacgatcaTGACTCATTGGAGACTAATAAGAGACGACGAACAATCCTCACCTCCGAATCCCGCTCCGCAATCATAACAGCCGGTACAACCGGCCACCGAACATGGGAAGCCGCTCTGCATCTGGCCACGTACCTCTCCTCCACGGCAGCAGGAAAGGCGCACATCGCCGGGAAGAAGGTGCTTGAGCTCGGTGCCGGGACGGGCATGGTGTCGATGTTCTGTGCGAGGTATTTGCagccggaggtggtggtggcgacGGATCGGGAGCTGGGGTTGATGAGGCAGATTAGGGATTGTGCGGGACGGAATGGGTTAgctggggagaaggatgatggtggggtgTTCAAGGGGTGGATTTGggagtgggggagggagttgtCTAGGGGgagtggtgaggatgatgatgatgaactgcAGCAGGTGGGAGATTATGTGAAGGTAGAGTTTGATGTTGCGCTGGGTGCAGATTTGGTacgttcttctcttctctttcccttccgtATCCTCCCTTCCCTATTTTCCCTTTGCTTTGTTGGTCTGTATACAATGGATGAACAACGTGCAACTCTGGCCCGAAGCACTGGGTGCAATCGCCTAATCAGGAGCGAATATCCCGAGCACTATCCATTCCTCTGGCTATGgtaa